One genomic window of Pseudomonas aeruginosa includes the following:
- a CDS encoding LysE family translocator: MLETSLFVATLATLGMLSPGPDFFLIIRNAARYQRSAAMMTSLGVILGVATHMAYCVAGLAVLITTTPWLFNALKYTGAVYLIWIGIQALRSRGGGTLDLAVGGVQRVGHWSAFLQGYLCNLLNPKATLFFLAVFTQVLSLDSSFAEKLWYAGIIVGLAALWWPLLVVLIQSAVVRRGLARAQGVVDKLLGGLLIALGVKVALS, encoded by the coding sequence ATGCTGGAAACCTCGCTCTTCGTAGCCACCCTCGCCACCCTGGGCATGCTCTCGCCCGGCCCGGACTTCTTCCTGATCATCCGCAACGCGGCGCGCTACCAGCGCTCGGCGGCGATGATGACCTCGCTGGGGGTGATCCTCGGCGTGGCCACCCACATGGCCTACTGCGTCGCCGGCCTGGCGGTGCTGATCACCACCACGCCGTGGCTGTTCAACGCGCTGAAGTACACCGGCGCGGTCTACCTGATCTGGATCGGCATCCAGGCCCTGCGCTCGCGCGGCGGCGGCACGCTCGACCTGGCGGTCGGCGGCGTGCAGCGCGTCGGCCACTGGAGCGCGTTCCTCCAGGGCTACCTGTGCAACCTGCTCAACCCCAAGGCCACGCTGTTCTTCCTCGCCGTGTTCACCCAGGTGCTGAGCCTGGACTCCAGCTTCGCCGAGAAGCTCTGGTACGCCGGCATCATCGTCGGCCTCGCCGCACTCTGGTGGCCGCTGCTGGTGGTGCTGATCCAGAGCGCGGTGGTGCGCCGCGGCCTGGCCAGGGCCCAGGGGGTGGTGGACAAGCTGCTCGGCGGCCTGCTGATCGCCCTCGGGGTCAAGGTCGCCCTGAGTTGA
- a CDS encoding polyamine ABC transporter substrate-binding protein: MKTRIASLTLLALACGSGATLAADNLKIYNWSEYIAPETVANFAKETGIQATYDVYDSNETLDGKLMTGQSGYDVVFPSNHFMAKQIQAGALKKLDKSQLPNWKNLNPVLLKALEVNDPGNQYGFPYLWGTTGIGYNPAKIKAVLGDDAPLDSWDIFFKPEYMQKLSKCGVAVLDNGPELLPITLNYLGLPHHSQKADDYKQAQAALLKVRPYIRYFHSSKYVSDLANGEICMVVGFSGDILQAATRAKEANNGVEVRYSTPKEGSPLWFDMVSMPVDAPDEKAGYAFMNYLLRPEVMAAISNHVHYANGNLAADPLVDAEIKTDPAIYPPQEKMAKLFALESMPQKIDRVRTRTWNTVKTGK; encoded by the coding sequence ATGAAGACCCGCATCGCTTCCCTCACCCTCCTCGCCCTCGCTTGCGGCAGCGGCGCAACCCTCGCCGCGGACAACCTGAAGATCTACAACTGGTCCGAATACATCGCTCCCGAAACCGTGGCGAACTTCGCCAAGGAAACCGGCATCCAGGCCACCTACGACGTCTACGACAGCAACGAGACCCTCGACGGCAAGCTGATGACCGGCCAATCCGGCTACGACGTGGTATTCCCGTCGAACCACTTCATGGCCAAGCAGATCCAGGCCGGCGCCCTGAAGAAGCTGGACAAGTCCCAGTTGCCCAACTGGAAGAACCTCAACCCGGTGCTGCTCAAGGCCCTGGAGGTCAACGATCCGGGCAACCAGTACGGCTTCCCCTACCTCTGGGGCACCACCGGCATCGGCTACAACCCGGCGAAGATCAAGGCGGTGCTCGGCGACGACGCGCCGCTGGACTCCTGGGATATCTTCTTCAAGCCCGAATACATGCAGAAACTGAGCAAGTGCGGGGTGGCGGTGCTGGACAACGGCCCCGAGCTGCTGCCCATCACCCTCAACTACCTCGGCCTGCCACACCACAGCCAGAAGGCCGACGACTACAAGCAGGCCCAGGCGGCGTTGCTGAAGGTGCGCCCGTACATCCGCTACTTCCACTCCTCGAAGTACGTCAGCGACCTGGCCAACGGCGAGATCTGCATGGTGGTCGGTTTCTCCGGCGACATCCTGCAGGCCGCGACCCGCGCCAAGGAGGCCAACAACGGCGTGGAAGTGCGCTACTCGACGCCGAAGGAAGGCTCGCCGCTGTGGTTCGACATGGTCTCGATGCCGGTCGATGCGCCCGACGAGAAGGCCGGCTACGCCTTCATGAACTACCTGCTGCGTCCCGAGGTGATGGCCGCGATCAGCAACCATGTGCACTACGCCAACGGCAACCTGGCCGCCGACCCGCTGGTGGACGCCGAGATCAAGACCGACCCGGCGATCTACCCGCCGCAGGAGAAGATGGCCAAGCTGTTCGCCCTGGAATCCATGCCGCAGAAGATCGACCGCGTGCGCACGCGCACCTGGAACACGGTGAAGACCGGCAAGTGA
- a CDS encoding DUF748 domain-containing protein has protein sequence MKKRYAIPLGSLAALLLLLLALHLALPYLVRDYLNGKLADMGDYRGHIADVDLALWRGAYRIDGLSIVKDNGKVPVPFLDAPSIDLSVSWQALWDDHAVVARVVFERPQLNFVDAGGDRDASQTGAGTDWREQLDKLLPITLNEVRVVDGTLRFRNFTSKPPVNLHASALNASIYNLTNVADARGERPARLEGTARILGQAPLEVAAHFDPLSDFEDFDLRLRVTRVELKRLNDFASAYGKFDFNAGTGDLVLEAQAKRGQLDGYIKPLLRDVDVFNWRQDVEDGDKNLFRSVWEALVGGGETVLKNQRKDQFATRVSLSGNIHQRDVSAFQAFLGILRNAFVEAFNARFERSPATRDDDG, from the coding sequence ATGAAGAAACGCTATGCCATTCCCCTGGGCAGCCTGGCGGCGCTGCTTCTGTTGTTGCTGGCGCTGCACCTGGCGCTGCCGTACCTGGTGCGCGACTACCTGAACGGCAAGCTGGCCGACATGGGCGACTACCGTGGGCACATCGCCGACGTCGACCTGGCGCTCTGGCGCGGCGCGTATCGGATCGACGGGCTGAGCATCGTCAAGGACAACGGCAAGGTGCCGGTGCCGTTCCTCGACGCGCCGAGCATCGACCTGTCGGTGAGCTGGCAGGCGCTCTGGGATGATCACGCAGTAGTGGCGCGGGTGGTCTTCGAGCGTCCGCAGCTCAACTTCGTCGATGCCGGCGGCGACCGCGACGCCTCGCAGACCGGTGCCGGCACCGACTGGCGCGAGCAACTGGACAAGCTGCTGCCGATCACCCTCAACGAGGTGCGGGTGGTGGACGGCACCCTGCGTTTCCGCAACTTCACTTCGAAGCCGCCGGTGAACCTGCACGCCTCGGCGCTCAACGCCAGCATCTATAACCTGACCAACGTGGCCGACGCCCGGGGCGAGCGGCCGGCGCGTCTCGAAGGCACGGCGCGGATACTCGGCCAGGCGCCGCTGGAAGTGGCGGCGCATTTCGACCCGCTGAGCGACTTCGAGGACTTCGACCTGCGCCTGCGGGTCACCCGCGTCGAGCTGAAGCGGCTCAACGACTTCGCCAGCGCCTATGGCAAGTTCGACTTCAATGCCGGCACCGGCGACCTGGTGCTGGAGGCCCAGGCTAAGCGCGGTCAGCTGGATGGCTACATCAAGCCGCTGCTGCGCGACGTGGACGTATTCAACTGGCGGCAGGACGTGGAGGATGGCGACAAGAACCTGTTCCGCTCGGTGTGGGAGGCGCTGGTCGGCGGTGGCGAGACGGTGCTGAAGAACCAGCGCAAAGACCAGTTCGCAACCCGTGTGAGCCTGAGCGGTAATATCCACCAGCGGGACGTCAGCGCGTTCCAGGCGTTCCTCGGGATTCTCCGCAACGCGTTCGTCGAGGCGTTCAACGCTCGTTTCGAGCGTTCCCCGGCGACGCGCGACGACGACGGCTGA
- the cysK gene encoding cysteine synthase A translates to MSRIFADNAQSIGNTPLVQINRIAPRGVTILAKIEGRNPGYSVKCRIGANMIWDAEASGRLKSGMTLVEPTSGNTGIGLAFVAAARGYKLILTMPASMSLERRKVLKALGAELVLTEPAKGMKGAIQKAEELVAGDPGKYFMPQQFDNPANPAIHEKTTGPEIWNDTEGAVDVLVSGVGTGGTLTGVSRYIKNTRGKPILAVAVEPVTSPVISQTLAGEEVKPAPHKIQGIGAGFVPKNLDLSLVDRVEKIGDDEAKNMALRLMQEEGILCGISSGAAMAAAVRLAEEPNMQGKTIVVILPDSGERYLSSMLFDGLFSEQELTQ, encoded by the coding sequence ATGAGCCGCATCTTCGCAGACAACGCGCAGTCCATCGGCAACACGCCGCTGGTCCAGATCAACCGCATCGCCCCGCGCGGCGTCACCATCCTGGCCAAGATCGAAGGGCGCAACCCCGGCTATTCGGTGAAGTGCCGGATCGGCGCGAACATGATCTGGGATGCCGAAGCCAGCGGCAGACTGAAGTCCGGCATGACCCTGGTCGAGCCGACCTCCGGCAACACCGGCATCGGCCTCGCCTTCGTCGCCGCCGCACGCGGCTACAAACTGATCCTGACCATGCCGGCGTCGATGAGCCTGGAGCGACGCAAGGTGCTCAAGGCGCTGGGCGCGGAGCTGGTCCTGACCGAACCGGCGAAGGGCATGAAGGGTGCGATCCAGAAGGCCGAGGAACTGGTCGCGGGGGATCCCGGGAAGTACTTCATGCCGCAGCAGTTCGACAACCCGGCCAACCCGGCGATCCATGAGAAGACCACCGGCCCGGAGATCTGGAACGATACCGAGGGCGCGGTGGACGTGCTGGTTTCCGGGGTCGGCACCGGCGGCACCCTCACCGGCGTCTCGCGCTACATCAAGAACACCCGGGGCAAGCCGATCCTCGCCGTGGCGGTGGAGCCGGTGACCTCGCCGGTGATCAGCCAGACCCTCGCCGGCGAGGAGGTCAAGCCCGCCCCGCACAAGATCCAGGGCATCGGCGCCGGCTTCGTGCCGAAGAACCTCGACCTGTCGCTGGTCGACCGGGTCGAGAAGATCGGCGACGACGAAGCGAAGAACATGGCGCTGCGCCTGATGCAGGAAGAAGGCATCCTCTGCGGCATCTCCTCCGGCGCGGCGATGGCCGCCGCGGTGCGCCTGGCCGAGGAGCCGAACATGCAGGGCAAGACCATCGTGGTGATCCTCCCCGATTCCGGCGAGCGCTATCTTTCGAGCATGCTCTTCGACGGCCTGTTCAGCGAACAGGAACTGACCCAGTAA
- a CDS encoding vWA domain-containing protein, protein MLLNLFNEMRAAKVPVSVRELLDLIDALKHRVVFADMDEFYYLARTIMVKDERHFDKFDRAFGAYFKGLEKLDDHLKALIPEEWLRKEFERLLTDEEKAQIQSLGGLDKLIEEFKKRLEEQKERHAGGNKWIGTGGTSPFGSGGFNPEGVRVGDAGKRQGKAAKVWDQREYKNLDDQVELGTRNIKIALRRLRKFAREGAAEELDIDGTIDHTAKDAGLLNIQMRPERRNTVKLLLLLDIGGSMDAHVKVCEELFSACKTEFKHLEYFYFHNFIYESVWKNNLRRSSERTATFDLLHKYGPDYKVVFVGDAAMAPYEITQAGGSVEHWNEEAGYVWMQRFMEKYKKLIWINPYPKDTWNYTASTGLVRELVKEQMYPLTLSGLEEGMRFLSRG, encoded by the coding sequence ATGCTGCTCAACCTGTTCAACGAAATGCGCGCAGCCAAGGTGCCGGTGTCGGTGCGCGAGCTGCTCGACCTGATCGATGCCCTGAAGCACCGCGTGGTGTTCGCCGACATGGACGAGTTCTACTACCTGGCGCGCACCATCATGGTCAAGGACGAGCGCCACTTCGACAAGTTCGACCGGGCCTTCGGCGCCTACTTCAAGGGCCTGGAGAAGCTCGACGACCACCTCAAGGCGCTGATCCCCGAGGAATGGCTGCGCAAGGAATTCGAGCGCCTGCTGACCGACGAGGAAAAGGCGCAGATCCAGTCCCTCGGCGGCCTGGACAAGCTGATCGAAGAGTTCAAGAAACGCCTCGAGGAACAGAAGGAGCGCCATGCCGGCGGTAACAAGTGGATCGGTACCGGCGGTACCAGTCCGTTCGGCTCCGGCGGCTTCAACCCGGAGGGCGTCCGCGTCGGCGACGCCGGCAAGCGCCAGGGCAAGGCGGCCAAGGTCTGGGACCAGCGCGAATACAAGAACCTCGACGACCAGGTCGAACTGGGTACGCGCAACATCAAGATCGCCCTGCGGCGCCTGCGCAAGTTCGCCCGTGAGGGCGCGGCGGAGGAGCTGGACATCGACGGCACCATCGACCACACCGCGAAGGACGCCGGGCTGCTCAACATCCAGATGCGCCCGGAGCGGCGCAACACGGTGAAGCTGTTGCTGCTGCTGGACATCGGCGGCTCGATGGACGCCCACGTCAAGGTCTGCGAGGAGCTGTTCTCGGCCTGCAAGACCGAGTTCAAGCACCTGGAGTATTTCTACTTCCACAACTTCATCTACGAGTCGGTGTGGAAGAACAACCTGCGCCGCAGCAGCGAACGCACCGCCACCTTCGACCTGCTGCACAAGTACGGTCCGGACTACAAGGTGGTGTTCGTCGGCGACGCGGCGATGGCGCCCTACGAAATCACCCAGGCCGGCGGCAGCGTCGAGCACTGGAACGAGGAAGCCGGTTACGTCTGGATGCAGCGCTTCATGGAGAAGTACAAGAAGCTCATCTGGATCAACCCCTATCCGAAGGACACCTGGAACTACACGGCGTCCACCGGCCTGGTCCGCGAACTGGTCAAGGAACAGATGTATCCGTTGACCCTGAGCGGCCTGGAGGAGGGCATGCGCTTCCTCTCGCGCGGTTGA
- a CDS encoding GFA family protein produces the protein MLSGSCLCGAVRYEIDAPIESASHCHCSQCRKAHGAAFATYGKVRREAFRYVAGADAVAEYHSSPGVTRTFCRHCGSNLQWLGGNEDPTYTSIALGTLDSPLPSVAQRHIYVGSKADWYVIADDLPQEHQY, from the coding sequence ATGCTCAGCGGAAGTTGCCTGTGCGGCGCGGTACGTTACGAGATCGACGCGCCCATCGAATCGGCCAGCCATTGTCATTGCAGCCAGTGCCGCAAGGCCCACGGCGCGGCGTTCGCCACCTACGGCAAGGTGCGTCGCGAGGCGTTCCGCTATGTCGCCGGGGCGGACGCGGTGGCCGAATACCACTCGTCGCCAGGCGTCACCCGTACCTTTTGCCGCCACTGCGGATCGAACCTGCAGTGGCTCGGCGGCAACGAGGACCCGACGTACACCTCGATCGCCCTCGGCACCCTCGACTCGCCGCTGCCGTCGGTAGCGCAGCGCCACATCTACGTGGGTTCGAAAGCCGACTGGTACGTCATCGCCGACGACTTGCCGCAGGAACACCAATACTGA
- the tse2 gene encoding type VI secretion system effector Tse2 produces the protein MSYDYEKTSLTLYRAVFKANYDGDVGRYLRPDKELAEAAEVAPLLHPTFDSPNTPGVPARAPDIVAGRDGLYAPDTGGTSVFDRAGVLRRADGDFVIPDGTDIPPDLKVKQDSYNKRLQATHYTIMPAKPMYREVLMGQLDNFVRNAIRRQWEKARGL, from the coding sequence ATGTCCTACGACTACGAGAAAACCAGCCTCACCCTCTACCGGGCGGTATTCAAGGCCAACTACGACGGCGACGTCGGTCGCTACCTGCGTCCCGACAAGGAACTCGCCGAGGCTGCGGAAGTCGCCCCGCTGCTGCATCCGACCTTCGACAGCCCCAACACCCCTGGCGTCCCCGCCCGCGCGCCGGACATCGTCGCCGGCCGCGACGGCCTCTACGCCCCGGACACCGGCGGCACCTCGGTGTTCGACCGCGCCGGCGTGCTGCGCCGCGCCGACGGCGACTTCGTGATACCCGACGGCACCGACATCCCGCCGGACCTTAAGGTGAAGCAGGACAGCTACAACAAGCGCCTGCAAGCCACCCACTACACCATCATGCCGGCCAAGCCGATGTACCGGGAGGTCCTCATGGGCCAACTGGACAACTTCGTGCGCAACGCCATCCGCCGCCAATGGGAAAAAGCCCGCGGGCTCTAG
- a CDS encoding AraC family transcriptional regulator, giving the protein MIDSTFSRATWLNSLHMSTLTLSLLEKEGFAREQLLEGSGITPADLLDLRRLISPWQEQQVFANACRLSDEPALGLRLGLRTRISAYGLLGYALLSAPTLGEALRIGLSYPVLLGTYFHLSLEVADGRAWLVATGYGEDEALRPFNTELCLGSLKVTCADLLGQPLPLLEAAFDYAGDEAMARAYAEGFACELHFERERSAIGFAAEWLERPLPLADPVTHREMLEQCRRQNIDLAARRAWLDKVRAILAERLQDPPGLEELARRLNCSSRSLRRHLQQQRTSYQQLLDELRFARAKELLQSGDMPIYRIAEELGFSETASLRHAFQRWSGQPPSHFRA; this is encoded by the coding sequence ATGATCGACTCGACCTTCTCCCGCGCCACCTGGCTCAACTCGCTGCACATGTCGACCCTCACTCTCTCGCTGCTGGAGAAGGAAGGGTTCGCCCGCGAGCAACTGCTCGAAGGCAGTGGCATCACCCCCGCCGACCTGCTCGACCTGCGGCGCCTGATCAGCCCCTGGCAGGAGCAGCAGGTGTTCGCCAACGCCTGCCGGCTCAGCGACGAGCCGGCCCTCGGCCTGCGCCTGGGACTGCGCACGCGGATTTCCGCCTACGGCCTGCTCGGCTACGCGCTGCTCTCCGCGCCGACCCTCGGCGAGGCGCTGCGCATCGGCCTCAGCTATCCGGTCTTGCTCGGCACCTACTTCCACCTGTCGCTGGAAGTCGCCGACGGCCGCGCCTGGCTGGTGGCCACCGGCTACGGCGAGGACGAGGCGCTGCGGCCATTCAACACCGAGCTTTGCCTGGGCTCGCTGAAGGTCACCTGCGCCGACCTGCTCGGCCAGCCGCTGCCCTTGCTGGAAGCGGCCTTCGACTATGCCGGCGACGAGGCGATGGCGCGGGCCTACGCCGAGGGTTTCGCCTGCGAGTTGCACTTCGAACGCGAGCGCAGCGCCATCGGCTTCGCCGCCGAATGGCTGGAGCGCCCGTTGCCGCTGGCCGACCCGGTGACCCACCGGGAGATGCTGGAACAGTGCCGGCGGCAGAACATCGACCTGGCCGCGCGTCGTGCCTGGCTGGACAAGGTCCGGGCGATCCTCGCCGAGCGCTTGCAGGACCCGCCCGGCCTGGAGGAACTGGCCAGGCGCCTGAACTGTTCGTCGCGCAGCCTGCGCCGGCACCTTCAGCAGCAGCGCACCAGCTACCAGCAATTGCTCGACGAGTTGCGCTTCGCCCGCGCCAAGGAGTTGTTGCAGAGCGGCGACATGCCGATCTACCGGATCGCCGAGGAACTCGGCTTCAGCGAGACCGCCAGCCTGCGCCATGCCTTCCAGCGCTGGAGCGGCCAGCCGCCGAGCCATTTCCGCGCCTGA
- a CDS encoding MFS transporter: MTAPAASPWSPLRQATFRWLWLASIASNIGTWMHEVGAGWLMTSLSASPLNVALVQVAGSLPMFFLALPAGALADIVDKRRYLLGAQLWMALVATLLAGLTLLQLTSVWLLLGLTLCMGIGTALMMPAWSATTPELVGKDELPAAVALSSVGVNLARAVGPAIAGVLVSLVGPWLTFALNALSFFAVIAVLLAWKREAVPSVLPAERLFGALRAGWRYSRSSRPLQSVLVRAVAFFLGASAGMSLLPLIVRGELHGNAMDFGLLLGSVGVGAVLGAAFLPRLRERLGSDRLVLLSSVLYALVLVALALLRNLYLLVPVMLLSGAAWIAVLSSLQVAAQTSVPAWVRARALAVYILVFFGSMAAGGALWGLVASHLSITFALLCASAALLLGLFASLRCRLPVTEAEDLAPSLHWPAPLVDEEVDQERGPVMVTLEYDIDPQDAAAFQAAMVEVRAMRRRNGAVSWGLVQDSGNRRLWLEFFIDESWLEHLRHHQRVTRGELRVEAAARRFQSAGVEVRIRHYLHGAARP, from the coding sequence ATGACCGCACCCGCCGCCTCACCCTGGAGTCCCCTGCGCCAAGCCACCTTCCGCTGGCTATGGCTGGCCAGCATCGCCTCGAACATCGGCACCTGGATGCATGAGGTGGGCGCCGGCTGGCTGATGACCTCGCTCTCCGCCAGCCCGCTGAACGTGGCCCTGGTGCAGGTCGCCGGATCGCTGCCGATGTTCTTCCTGGCCCTGCCGGCCGGCGCCCTCGCCGATATCGTCGACAAGCGCCGCTACCTGCTCGGCGCGCAATTGTGGATGGCCTTGGTGGCCACCCTGCTGGCCGGCCTCACCCTGCTCCAGTTGACCAGCGTCTGGCTGCTGCTCGGCCTGACCCTGTGCATGGGCATCGGCACCGCGCTGATGATGCCGGCCTGGAGCGCCACCACTCCGGAACTGGTGGGCAAGGACGAACTGCCGGCGGCGGTGGCGCTGTCCAGTGTCGGGGTCAACCTGGCGCGGGCGGTCGGACCGGCCATCGCCGGGGTGCTGGTGAGCCTGGTCGGCCCCTGGCTGACCTTCGCCCTCAACGCCCTCTCCTTCTTCGCGGTGATCGCCGTGCTGCTGGCCTGGAAACGCGAGGCCGTGCCCTCGGTGCTGCCGGCGGAACGCCTGTTCGGCGCCCTGCGCGCCGGCTGGCGCTACAGCCGCAGCTCGAGGCCACTGCAATCGGTGCTGGTGCGTGCGGTGGCGTTCTTCCTCGGCGCCAGCGCCGGCATGTCGCTGCTGCCCCTGATCGTGCGCGGCGAACTGCATGGCAACGCCATGGACTTCGGCCTGCTGCTGGGCAGCGTCGGCGTCGGCGCGGTGCTCGGCGCCGCGTTCCTGCCGCGCCTGCGCGAACGCCTCGGCAGCGACCGCCTGGTGCTGCTCTCCAGCGTGCTCTACGCACTGGTGCTGGTGGCCCTGGCGCTGCTGCGCAACCTCTATTTGCTGGTGCCGGTGATGCTGCTCAGCGGCGCGGCATGGATCGCCGTGCTCTCCAGCCTGCAGGTCGCCGCGCAGACCTCCGTGCCGGCCTGGGTCCGCGCCCGCGCGCTGGCGGTCTACATCCTGGTGTTCTTCGGCAGCATGGCCGCCGGCGGCGCCCTGTGGGGTCTGGTCGCCAGCCACCTGTCGATCACCTTCGCCCTGCTCTGCGCCAGCGCCGCGCTGCTGCTCGGCCTGTTCGCGTCGCTGCGCTGCCGGCTGCCGGTCACCGAGGCCGAGGACCTCGCGCCGTCGCTGCACTGGCCGGCACCACTTGTCGACGAAGAGGTGGACCAGGAACGCGGCCCGGTGATGGTCACCCTCGAGTACGACATCGACCCACAGGACGCCGCGGCATTCCAGGCGGCGATGGTCGAGGTGCGCGCCATGCGTCGGCGCAACGGCGCGGTGTCCTGGGGGCTGGTCCAGGACAGCGGCAACCGTCGCCTGTGGCTGGAGTTCTTCATCGACGAATCCTGGCTGGAGCACCTGCGCCACCACCAGCGGGTGACCCGCGGCGAGTTGCGGGTCGAGGCCGCCGCCCGGCGCTTCCAGAGCGCCGGCGTGGAGGTGCGCATCCGCCATTACCTGCACGGCGCGGCCAGGCCTTGA
- the tsi2 gene encoding type IV secretion system immunity protein Tsi2, protein MNLKPQTLMVAIQCVAARTRELDAQLQNDDPQNAAELEQLLVGYDLAADDLKNAYEQALGQYSGLPPYDRLIEEPAS, encoded by the coding sequence ATGAACCTGAAACCCCAGACCCTGATGGTGGCGATCCAGTGCGTCGCCGCGCGCACCCGCGAACTCGACGCGCAGTTGCAGAACGACGACCCGCAGAACGCCGCTGAACTCGAACAGTTGCTGGTCGGCTACGACCTCGCCGCCGACGACCTGAAGAACGCCTACGAGCAAGCCCTGGGCCAATACAGCGGCCTGCCGCCCTATGACCGGCTGATCGAAGAGCCGGCATCCTGA
- a CDS encoding AAA family ATPase — MKFEGTQSYVATDDLKLAVNAAITLQRPLLVKGEPGTGKTMLAEQLAESFGAKLITWHIKSTTKAHQGLYEYDAVSRLRDSQLGVDKVHDVRNYIKKGKLWEAFEAEERVILLIDEIDKADIEFPNDLLQELDKMEFYVYETNETIKAKQRPIIIITSNNEKELPDAFLRRCFFHYIAFPDRETLQKIVDVHYPNIKQSLVSEALDIFFDVRKVPGLKKKPSTSELVDWLKLLMADEIGEAVLRERDPTKAIPPLAGALVKNEQDVQLLERLAFMSRRASR; from the coding sequence ATGAAGTTCGAAGGCACCCAGTCCTACGTCGCCACCGACGACCTCAAGCTCGCGGTCAACGCCGCCATCACCCTGCAGCGGCCGCTGCTGGTGAAGGGCGAACCGGGCACCGGCAAGACCATGCTCGCCGAGCAGCTGGCCGAGTCCTTCGGCGCCAAGCTGATCACCTGGCACATCAAGTCCACCACCAAGGCCCACCAGGGCCTCTACGAGTACGATGCGGTAAGCCGCCTGCGCGATTCGCAACTGGGCGTGGACAAGGTCCACGACGTGCGCAACTACATCAAGAAGGGCAAGCTCTGGGAGGCCTTCGAGGCCGAGGAGCGGGTGATCCTGCTGATCGACGAGATCGACAAGGCCGACATCGAGTTCCCCAACGACCTGTTGCAGGAACTCGACAAGATGGAGTTCTACGTCTACGAGACCAACGAAACCATCAAGGCGAAGCAGCGCCCGATCATCATCATCACCTCGAACAACGAGAAGGAACTGCCCGACGCCTTCCTGCGCCGCTGCTTCTTCCACTACATCGCCTTCCCCGACCGCGAGACGTTGCAGAAAATCGTCGACGTGCACTACCCGAACATCAAGCAGTCGCTGGTCAGCGAGGCGCTGGACATCTTCTTCGACGTGCGCAAGGTGCCCGGCCTGAAAAAGAAACCTTCGACTTCCGAGCTGGTCGACTGGCTGAAGTTGCTGATGGCCGACGAGATCGGCGAAGCGGTGCTGCGCGAACGCGATCCGACCAAGGCGATCCCGCCGCTGGCCGGCGCCCTGGTGAAGAACGAGCAGGACGTGCAGCTTCTCGAGCGCCTGGCGTTCATGAGCCGCCGCGCCAGCCGCTGA
- a CDS encoding DUF6434 domain-containing protein codes for MCGADFRFDRAFMAWIGDGAAKSLGEVADERRRRHADTSPSA; via the coding sequence CTGTGCGGCGCCGACTTCCGCTTCGATCGTGCCTTCATGGCCTGGATTGGCGACGGCGCGGCAAAATCCCTGGGCGAGGTGGCGGACGAACGGCGACGGCGCCACGCCGACACCAGCCCCTCCGCCTGA